Below is a window of Arabidopsis thaliana chromosome 2, partial sequence DNA.
ttttctaaacataaactaaagtaCAAAGTAAAATTTAGAACCTGACGTTTCTTATTTAACGAGGTTGATTTTTTCTAACTTCATTTAATACACTTAGATTCAATACCTTTATCAAATGGATTCAACTATTTAATCCTTTGTTCAACACCCATTGTAACTAGTTTTAAAATCCTACTTTTCAATATTCACAAACCAggaaaaaatgatgaagaactCTTCTATTATATTGGtactagttttctttttcttcatttcttcttcaggtatttttaataaaaattattcttattgtttgatatattagttttggttatttaacTTGCAAAAATGGCATGCAAATCTTGTTGTTGTGTTCTTgtagtaaataatttttatattttcattttgatagTAGGAGAAGCAAAAACGTGTTCTGATGGATGGACTTGTGTAGGAGAAGACAAATGCAAAGTAAACTGCATGGCTAAACACAAAGGAGTTGGAACATGTACTTTGTATATTATTCCTTCTTTCCCTGCTCCGATAACTTCTTATATTTGCGATTGCATGTTTGATTGCTAACCTTTCTGTTCAAACTATCTTTGTAAACTATTAAATCTTATGATAAAggaataaattaaaaatattttttttaatcaccttttttgtatcatttatcttttatatattcaagGTGCTATTATATAAAACTTGATATTTCTCAAAAGAATTAGACATAAATCAAGATTATAATTAACAAGATTATCAAGATACATGATTTACTTAAGTTGCATCATCCTTGATGGAGCACCGGTCATCCTCCATGCTAAAGGTCtttgaaattcaaagaaaattaagagtttttttattattattaaaatctcATATTAATCA
It encodes the following:
- the LCR40 gene encoding low-molecular-weight cysteine-rich 40 (low-molecular-weight cysteine-rich 40 (LCR40); LOCATED IN: endomembrane system; BEST Arabidopsis thaliana protein match is: low-molecular-weight cysteine-rich 39 (TAIR:AT3G23167.1); Has 35333 Blast hits to 34131 proteins in 2444 species: Archae - 798; Bacteria - 22429; Metazoa - 974; Fungi - 991; Plants - 531; Viruses - 0; Other Eukaryotes - 9610 (source: NCBI BLink).); protein product: MKNSSIILVLVFFFFISSSGEAKTCSDGWTCVGEDKCKVNCMAKHKGVGTCTLYIIPSFPAPITSYICDCMFDC